From Priestia aryabhattai, one genomic window encodes:
- the dapG gene encoding aspartate kinase — MKIIVQKFGGTSVRNEEGRARAIYHLNNALSEGYKVVVVVSAMGRKGEPYATDTLLSLVDGNKASLNKRELDMLMACGELISSVVFTNLLNENGIKATALNGAQAGFVTNNDFTNAKILEMKCDRLLKELEEYDVVVVTGFQGATTEGDTTTLGRGGSDTSASALGAALMADYIDIFTDVEGVMTADPRIVADARPLSVVTYNEICNMAYQGAKVVHPRAVEIAMQAKVPMRVRSTYADSEGTLVTSQGEAQQRGSDVQERLVTGIAHVSNVTQIKVFSKEGHYDTQAEVFKAMAQEKISVDFINISPKGVVYTVTDEATDKAIDVLHVLGYEPAVIRNCAKVSTVGAGIAGVPGVTSKIVTALSGEGIQILQSADSHTTIWVLVKEEDLKKAVNALHGAFDLSKAPQKR, encoded by the coding sequence ATGAAAATAATCGTCCAAAAATTTGGAGGAACTTCCGTTCGTAACGAAGAGGGAAGAGCGAGAGCAATCTATCATTTAAACAATGCATTAAGTGAGGGTTACAAAGTAGTCGTTGTTGTATCGGCAATGGGACGAAAAGGTGAGCCGTATGCAACGGATACATTGCTTTCACTTGTTGATGGAAATAAAGCGTCTCTTAATAAACGGGAGCTTGATATGCTTATGGCATGCGGAGAATTAATTTCATCGGTTGTATTTACGAATTTATTAAACGAAAATGGCATTAAAGCTACAGCACTAAACGGTGCACAGGCCGGGTTTGTGACGAATAATGATTTTACCAATGCCAAGATACTAGAGATGAAATGCGACCGTTTGTTAAAAGAACTAGAAGAATATGACGTCGTTGTTGTAACAGGCTTTCAAGGGGCAACCACTGAAGGCGATACAACAACGCTTGGACGCGGAGGTAGCGATACATCTGCTTCAGCTTTAGGTGCGGCCCTTATGGCTGATTACATTGACATTTTCACGGATGTAGAAGGTGTGATGACGGCTGACCCGCGTATTGTAGCAGATGCAAGACCGCTATCCGTTGTCACATATAACGAAATATGCAACATGGCTTATCAAGGTGCAAAAGTAGTTCACCCACGTGCCGTAGAGATTGCCATGCAAGCAAAAGTACCGATGCGCGTCCGTTCCACATATGCTGATTCAGAAGGTACGCTTGTTACATCTCAAGGCGAAGCACAGCAGCGTGGAAGCGATGTGCAAGAACGCCTTGTAACAGGCATCGCACACGTATCAAACGTCACTCAAATTAAAGTTTTTAGTAAAGAAGGCCATTATGATACGCAAGCAGAAGTATTCAAAGCAATGGCACAAGAAAAAATCAGCGTAGATTTTATCAATATTTCACCGAAGGGTGTTGTATATACGGTAACAGATGAAGCAACTGACAAAGCGATTGATGTGCTTCATGTGCTAGGATATGAGCCGGCTGTTATTCGCAACTGCGCTAAAGTGTCAACGGTTGGAGCAGGAATTGCAGGGGTGCCTGGTGTTACATCTAAAATTGTTACAGCCCTTTCTGGCGAAGGTATTCAGATTTTACAATCTGCTGACAGCCATACGACGATTTGGGTGCTTGTAAAAGAAGAGGATTTAAAGAAAGCTGTTAATGCTCTTCATGGTGCCTTTGACTTGTCAAAAGCACCGCAAAAGAGATAA
- a CDS encoding ribonuclease J has product MVPEKTENIKISALGGVGELGKNMYVVEINENIYVLDAGSKFPGGEMLGIDIVIPDITYLVENQQNVKGIFVTHGHEEQIGAIPFILQKLDVPVYGTELTLALIKEKLKEYGIKKYEALHPITSSTVLSFEGVDISFFRTQHSIQDSVGICLQTNQGAIVYTGDFKFDQNSVSIQSADIGKMAAIGEKGVLCLLSDSTNADKPGYTVSEAVIGQNITEAFYKSKGRIIVAAYSSNLHRIQQIIHAAYQHGRNLIVMEKSMLKIIDIAAKLGHLQLPEDLIVPVQKLKDLSEQETVILTTGHHGEPILGLTRMAKQSHKFIQIKQDDTVLLAATPVAGHETTFSKTIDVIFRLRASVVFAQKKVQASGHGSQEELKFMINLTKPKYVMPVNGEYRKQKAYAKLAGQLGISEDHICLLEKGERVEFKDARMYPSGSIQAGNTLIDGLGVGDIGNIVLRDRRLLSQDGILTVVVTINKRQKTVVAGPEIISRGFVYVRESEKLLEEATKIVQQILEKCMEDKVIEWSSLKLKMRESLNQFLYEKTRRKPMILPIIMEI; this is encoded by the coding sequence ATGGTACCAGAAAAGACAGAAAATATTAAAATTTCAGCCTTGGGTGGAGTCGGAGAACTTGGAAAAAACATGTATGTGGTGGAAATCAATGAAAACATATATGTGTTAGATGCAGGGTCAAAGTTTCCTGGAGGGGAAATGTTAGGAATTGATATTGTAATTCCGGATATTACATATTTAGTAGAAAATCAACAGAACGTAAAAGGCATATTTGTTACTCATGGACATGAAGAGCAAATTGGGGCTATTCCCTTTATACTTCAAAAATTGGACGTGCCTGTATATGGTACAGAATTAACGCTAGCACTTATCAAAGAAAAGTTAAAAGAGTATGGAATTAAAAAATATGAAGCTTTACATCCTATCACTTCGTCAACGGTTTTATCGTTTGAAGGAGTGGATATTTCATTTTTTAGAACACAGCACAGTATACAAGATTCAGTCGGCATTTGTTTACAAACAAATCAAGGTGCGATTGTATATACAGGTGATTTTAAATTTGATCAAAATTCAGTCAGCATTCAAAGCGCTGACATTGGAAAAATGGCTGCCATTGGGGAAAAAGGCGTCCTGTGTTTACTTTCAGACAGTACAAATGCAGATAAGCCAGGCTATACAGTTTCCGAAGCAGTCATCGGACAAAATATTACCGAGGCTTTTTATAAAAGCAAAGGTCGAATCATTGTTGCTGCATACAGTTCCAATCTACACCGTATTCAGCAAATCATTCATGCCGCATATCAGCACGGACGTAACCTGATCGTTATGGAAAAAAGTATGCTGAAAATCATTGATATTGCAGCAAAACTTGGACATTTGCAGCTGCCTGAGGATTTAATTGTTCCTGTGCAAAAGTTAAAAGATCTTTCAGAACAAGAAACAGTTATTTTAACAACAGGCCATCACGGAGAGCCAATTTTAGGTCTTACTCGAATGGCTAAACAGTCCCATAAATTTATTCAAATCAAACAAGATGACACGGTCTTGCTGGCTGCTACACCTGTGGCGGGTCACGAAACGACCTTTTCAAAAACAATTGACGTCATCTTTCGTTTAAGAGCAAGCGTAGTGTTTGCTCAGAAAAAAGTGCAGGCTTCCGGACACGGCAGTCAAGAAGAATTAAAATTTATGATTAACTTAACAAAGCCGAAATATGTCATGCCTGTGAATGGAGAATACCGAAAACAAAAAGCTTATGCAAAGCTGGCCGGTCAATTAGGAATATCAGAAGATCACATTTGTTTGCTTGAAAAAGGTGAGCGAGTTGAATTTAAGGATGCTCGCATGTACCCTAGCGGTTCTATTCAAGCAGGAAATACGCTGATTGATGGACTAGGCGTCGGTGATATTGGAAATATCGTTCTCAGAGATCGCAGACTGCTGTCACAGGACGGAATCTTAACGGTAGTAGTTACGATTAATAAACGCCAAAAAACAGTAGTAGCGGGACCAGAAATCATTTCCCGCGGCTTCGTCTATGTAAGAGAATCAGAAAAGCTTTTAGAAGAAGCAACAAAGATTGTTCAGCAAATTTTAGAAAAGTGTATGGAAGACAAAGTTATCGAATGGTCTTCATTAAAATTAAAAATGAGAGAAAGTTTAAATCAATTTTTATATGAAAAAACCCGTCGTAAACCGATGATTTTACCGATTATCATGGAAATCTAA
- a CDS encoding FtsK/SpoIIIE family DNA translocase, whose product MAKKKRRGQIKKDEWKRILRFELIGLFLLALTLIAMAGLGAVGQALVLVVRLFIGEWYMLCLIGMVALSIYIIWKREMPSLVTRQLIGTYLIILSILLFSHVTLFENLSKNGTFTDPSVIMNTWDLYMLEATGQSNHSDLGGGMIGAIMFAMFYYLFDSLGTELIAALLIVIGVLLVTGRSLHETVLKLLSPLVNFLTTELKEGWQDIQTWKHKKKKAPKTTKKRRQEKTAQEPEESMEIEVEAPSPPIIEHFDYGEEESSQSPAAPIAPAPRVMESKPVAAAPQQPRPQKEQEEEKAPMITFTETENKEYELPPIKLLTMPKKSNQAKEHKNIYKNAEKLEKTFQSFGVKAKVAKVHLGPAVTKYEVYPDVGVKVSKIVNLSDDLALALAAKDIRIEAPIPGKSAVGIEVPNEEVAMVSLREVLEATENNRPDKKLLVGLGRDISGEAVLAELNKMPHMLVAGATGSGKSVCINGIIISILMRTKPHEVKLMMIDPKMVELNMYNGIPHLLVPVVTDPKKASQALKKVVSEMERRYELFSHSGTRNIEGYNDLVKRMNDDGDADAKQPTLPYIVVIVDELADLMMVASSDVEDSITRLAQMARAAGIHLIIATQRPSVDVITGVIKANIPSRIAFSVSSQTDSRTILDMGGAEKLLGRGDMLFMPVGASKPVRVQGAFLSDEEVEGIVDFVIAQQKAQYQEEMIPTDAPEQVDDFADELYDEAVQLVAEMQTASVSMLQRRFRIGYNRAARLIDAMEERGVVGPYEGSKPRSVLISQQNEDVGS is encoded by the coding sequence ATGGCAAAGAAAAAACGAAGAGGTCAAATAAAAAAGGATGAATGGAAACGCATATTGCGCTTTGAGCTTATAGGCTTATTTTTATTAGCGTTAACGTTAATTGCCATGGCAGGACTCGGTGCTGTAGGACAGGCTCTTGTACTAGTGGTCCGCTTATTTATTGGCGAATGGTATATGCTGTGTTTAATCGGAATGGTGGCGCTATCTATTTATATTATTTGGAAAAGAGAAATGCCTTCTTTAGTGACGCGGCAGCTTATCGGTACATATCTCATTATTTTATCTATTTTACTTTTTAGTCACGTGACGTTATTTGAAAATTTATCAAAAAACGGAACGTTTACAGATCCGTCTGTCATTATGAATACGTGGGATTTGTATATGCTCGAAGCGACGGGCCAATCGAATCACAGTGATTTAGGCGGAGGGATGATTGGGGCTATTATGTTTGCCATGTTCTACTATCTATTTGATAGCTTAGGAACAGAACTTATCGCTGCGTTGCTTATTGTGATTGGGGTACTACTCGTTACCGGACGTTCGCTTCACGAAACGGTATTAAAACTTCTGTCTCCTTTAGTGAATTTTTTAACAACGGAGCTAAAAGAAGGCTGGCAAGATATTCAGACGTGGAAACATAAGAAGAAAAAAGCCCCTAAAACAACAAAAAAGAGACGCCAAGAAAAAACTGCTCAAGAACCTGAAGAAAGCATGGAAATAGAAGTAGAAGCACCTTCGCCTCCAATTATTGAACACTTTGATTATGGAGAGGAAGAGTCTAGTCAATCTCCTGCAGCTCCTATAGCTCCGGCGCCGCGGGTTATGGAATCGAAGCCTGTAGCTGCTGCACCGCAGCAGCCAAGGCCGCAAAAGGAACAGGAAGAAGAAAAAGCTCCTATGATTACATTTACTGAAACGGAAAATAAAGAGTATGAGCTTCCTCCTATCAAGCTATTAACGATGCCAAAGAAAAGTAACCAAGCAAAAGAGCATAAAAACATTTACAAAAATGCCGAAAAACTTGAAAAAACGTTTCAAAGTTTCGGCGTAAAAGCAAAAGTGGCAAAGGTTCACCTTGGACCAGCTGTTACAAAATATGAAGTATATCCTGATGTAGGAGTAAAAGTAAGTAAGATTGTCAATTTAAGTGATGATCTAGCACTTGCATTAGCTGCCAAAGATATTCGGATTGAAGCTCCAATTCCCGGGAAATCAGCGGTAGGAATTGAAGTGCCGAATGAAGAAGTAGCGATGGTTTCCCTTAGAGAAGTACTTGAAGCAACTGAAAATAACCGGCCAGATAAAAAGCTATTAGTTGGTTTAGGACGGGATATTTCAGGAGAAGCTGTGCTTGCAGAGCTTAATAAAATGCCTCATATGCTTGTAGCAGGGGCAACAGGAAGCGGAAAAAGTGTGTGTATCAATGGTATTATTATTAGTATTTTAATGAGAACAAAGCCTCATGAAGTAAAATTAATGATGATTGACCCTAAAATGGTTGAGCTGAATATGTACAATGGTATTCCGCATTTATTGGTTCCTGTTGTAACAGATCCGAAAAAAGCTTCTCAAGCATTAAAAAAAGTTGTAAGTGAAATGGAGCGACGCTATGAGCTGTTTTCACATAGCGGAACGAGAAACATTGAAGGATATAACGATTTAGTAAAACGTATGAATGATGATGGAGACGCGGATGCAAAACAGCCGACTCTTCCTTATATTGTGGTGATTGTCGATGAGTTGGCTGACTTGATGATGGTTGCTTCATCTGACGTCGAAGATTCGATCACACGTCTTGCTCAAATGGCTCGTGCTGCGGGCATTCATTTGATTATTGCTACACAGCGACCATCAGTAGATGTTATTACCGGAGTTATTAAAGCAAACATTCCTTCTCGAATCGCTTTTAGTGTATCTTCCCAAACTGACTCTCGTACTATCTTAGACATGGGAGGAGCAGAGAAGCTTCTAGGAAGAGGAGATATGCTGTTCATGCCTGTCGGAGCTTCAAAACCTGTGCGAGTGCAAGGTGCCTTTTTATCAGATGAAGAAGTAGAAGGGATTGTTGATTTTGTTATTGCACAGCAAAAAGCCCAGTATCAAGAAGAAATGATTCCAACAGATGCTCCTGAACAAGTCGATGATTTTGCAGATGAGCTATACGACGAAGCCGTTCAGCTTGTGGCAGAAATGCAAACAGCTTCTGTCTCCATGCTACAGCGACGCTTTCGAATTGGCTATAACAGGGCTGCACGCTTAATTGATGCGATGGAAGAGCGTGGAGTGGTGGGACCGTATGAAGGAAGTAAGCCGCGTTCGGTGTTGATTTCTCAGCAAAATGAAGATGTTGGATCTTAA
- a CDS encoding YlzJ-like family protein: MILYTMMPQELIFQQSYLQEQSQPKLINHNGIPVIVEENEHKQQQIVRVLSTNPQDYLNENYYPGQILS; this comes from the coding sequence ATGATTTTGTATACAATGATGCCGCAAGAACTGATTTTTCAGCAGTCTTATCTTCAAGAACAATCTCAGCCAAAGCTTATCAATCATAATGGAATCCCGGTTATTGTCGAAGAAAATGAACATAAACAACAGCAAATTGTGAGGGTTTTAAGCACGAATCCTCAAGATTATTTGAATGAAAATTATTATCCTGGTCAAATTTTGTCGTAA
- a CDS encoding ABC transporter ATP-binding protein, which translates to MEYVIEMLDIRKEFPGIVANDNITLQVKKGEIHALLGENGAGKSTLMNVLFGLYQPEKGQIRVNGQEVKITDPNVANDLGIGMVHQHFMLVQNFTVTENIILGNEPTRTGKINIKKAAQDIQELSNQYGLSVDPYAKIQDISVGMQQRVEILKTLYRGADILIFDEPTAALTPQEITELIQIMKKLIQEGKSIILITHKLKEIMSVCDRCTIIRKGVGVGTVNVQETNPDELAALMVGREVHFKTEKKTATPKEAVLTIKELVVEDSRGVEAVSSLDLSVRAGEIVGIAGVDGNGQTELIEAITGLRKIKSGSITLKNQELSTLSTRKITESGVGHIPQDRHKHGLVLDYTIGENIGLQTYYQKPMSKSGILNYKEMYKKAKELIAEYDVRTPSEYTQARSLSGGNQQKAIIAREVDRSPELLIAAQPTRGLDVGAIEFIHKKLIEERDKGRAVLLVSLELDEVINLSDRIAVIYEGKIVDIVNPKETNEQELGLLMAGGTREKAGGTA; encoded by the coding sequence GTGGAATATGTTATTGAAATGCTAGATATTCGCAAAGAGTTTCCCGGTATTGTTGCTAATGACAATATTACACTCCAAGTGAAAAAGGGAGAAATTCATGCTTTGTTAGGAGAAAATGGTGCGGGTAAATCAACGCTGATGAACGTTTTATTTGGACTTTATCAGCCTGAAAAAGGACAGATTCGTGTAAACGGCCAAGAAGTGAAAATCACGGATCCTAACGTAGCGAATGACTTAGGAATTGGTATGGTTCATCAGCATTTTATGCTGGTTCAAAACTTTACAGTAACAGAAAATATTATTCTTGGGAACGAACCGACGCGAACGGGGAAAATCAATATTAAAAAAGCAGCTCAAGATATTCAAGAGCTTTCAAATCAATATGGATTATCGGTAGATCCATATGCGAAGATTCAAGATATCTCAGTTGGCATGCAGCAGCGAGTGGAAATTTTAAAGACGCTTTACAGAGGAGCCGACATACTTATTTTTGATGAACCTACTGCCGCCTTAACACCTCAGGAAATTACGGAATTAATTCAAATTATGAAAAAATTAATTCAAGAAGGAAAGTCAATTATTTTAATTACGCATAAATTAAAAGAGATTATGTCAGTGTGTGACCGCTGTACAATTATTCGAAAAGGTGTCGGGGTTGGCACGGTAAATGTGCAAGAGACCAACCCTGATGAACTTGCTGCCTTAATGGTAGGAAGAGAAGTGCATTTCAAAACTGAAAAGAAAACAGCGACTCCAAAAGAAGCTGTGTTAACAATAAAAGAATTAGTAGTAGAAGACAGCCGAGGAGTAGAGGCTGTAAGTTCACTTGACCTAAGCGTTCGGGCAGGCGAAATTGTAGGCATCGCGGGTGTAGATGGGAATGGTCAAACAGAGCTGATTGAGGCAATTACGGGTCTAAGAAAAATAAAGTCGGGATCAATCACATTAAAAAATCAAGAATTGTCTACGTTATCCACTCGTAAAATTACGGAGTCAGGAGTAGGACATATTCCGCAGGATCGTCATAAGCACGGGCTGGTATTAGATTATACAATAGGTGAAAATATTGGTCTTCAAACGTATTATCAAAAGCCGATGTCTAAATCAGGTATTTTGAATTATAAAGAGATGTATAAAAAGGCAAAAGAGTTAATTGCAGAATATGATGTGCGAACGCCTAGTGAATATACGCAAGCGCGATCGCTATCGGGCGGAAATCAGCAAAAAGCTATTATTGCCCGCGAAGTAGACCGCAGTCCGGAACTATTAATTGCAGCTCAGCCAACGAGGGGGTTGGACGTAGGGGCCATTGAATTTATTCATAAAAAACTGATTGAAGAACGAGATAAAGGACGAGCAGTGCTGCTTGTTTCGCTAGAACTAGATGAAGTGATAAATCTAAGCGATCGCATTGCGGTTATTTATGAAGGGAAAATAGTCGACATTGTAAATCCAAAAGAAACGAATGAACAAGAGTTAGGCTTATTAATGGCAGGCGGTACGCGTGAGAAAGCGGGTGGAACAGCATGA
- a CDS encoding GntR family transcriptional regulator — protein MSIRADNRHLYLQVIDKIKQNIEKGIFKEKERLPSEFDLSKQLGVSRATLREALRILEEENIIVRRHGVGTFVNTKPTFLSGIEQLNSITHMIEQAGMKAGTIFLSSQIQDLSENDLTRFACGEDEQILFVERVRTANGEPVVYCMDKVPQKILPENFEYKQESLLEILEKQAGKHISYAVANIEPLGYHEKVSPILQCEPETALLVLKQMHYDQYDEPILYSINYFKADQFSFQVLRKRV, from the coding sequence ATGTCTATACGTGCGGATAATCGGCACTTGTATTTACAAGTGATTGATAAAATTAAACAAAATATAGAAAAAGGAATTTTTAAAGAAAAGGAAAGACTCCCTTCAGAGTTTGATTTATCAAAGCAGCTAGGGGTTAGCCGCGCAACGCTACGTGAGGCACTTCGCATATTAGAAGAGGAGAATATTATTGTTCGCAGACACGGCGTGGGAACATTTGTCAACACGAAGCCTACTTTTTTGTCAGGGATTGAGCAATTAAATAGTATAACACATATGATTGAACAAGCTGGTATGAAGGCCGGAACAATCTTTTTATCTTCTCAAATACAAGATTTGTCTGAAAATGATTTAACACGTTTTGCTTGCGGTGAAGACGAACAGATTTTATTTGTTGAACGGGTGAGAACGGCAAACGGAGAGCCGGTTGTATATTGCATGGACAAGGTTCCTCAAAAAATATTGCCTGAAAATTTCGAATATAAACAAGAATCTTTGCTAGAAATTCTTGAAAAGCAAGCAGGAAAGCATATCTCATACGCCGTGGCAAACATTGAGCCTTTAGGCTATCACGAAAAGGTTTCTCCCATTTTACAATGCGAGCCTGAAACTGCTTTGCTTGTGCTAAAACAAATGCATTATGACCAGTATGATGAACCCATTTTATATTCCATTAATTATTTCAAAGCAGATCAATTTAGTTTCCAAGTACTGCGTAAACGCGTCTAG
- the dapA gene encoding 4-hydroxy-tetrahydrodipicolinate synthase, producing the protein MIDFGKVATAMVTPFDHKGNIDFEKTTQLINYLISNGSDALVIAGTTGESPTLSTEEKLALFRHSVKVVDGRVPVVVGTGSNNTYASIELTKKAEEIGVDAIMIVAPYYNKPNQEGLYQHFKTIAESTELPVMLYNIPGRSVINMSVDTIVRLAELPNVVALKDASGDLDAMTAIIAQTSDDFALYSGDDGLTLPVLAIGGTGIISVASHVIGNEMQEMVKLYESGNPKEAAKIHQRIVPVMKSLFAAPSPTPVKTALQLKGLDVGSVRLPLVPLTEEERQTLVNTLNTL; encoded by the coding sequence ATGATTGATTTTGGGAAAGTCGCAACAGCGATGGTAACGCCTTTTGATCATAAAGGAAATATTGATTTTGAAAAAACAACGCAGCTTATTAACTATTTAATCAGCAACGGTTCGGATGCGTTGGTTATTGCAGGAACAACGGGTGAATCTCCTACGCTTTCAACAGAAGAAAAGCTGGCGCTGTTCCGCCACTCAGTAAAGGTAGTAGATGGCCGTGTACCAGTTGTTGTAGGTACAGGAAGCAACAATACGTATGCATCAATTGAATTAACGAAAAAAGCAGAAGAAATCGGCGTAGATGCGATTATGATTGTAGCACCTTATTATAACAAGCCAAATCAGGAAGGTCTGTATCAGCACTTTAAAACAATTGCTGAAAGTACAGAGCTGCCTGTCATGTTATACAATATTCCAGGGCGATCTGTGATCAATATGTCTGTTGATACAATTGTACGCCTAGCTGAACTGCCAAATGTTGTAGCGTTAAAAGATGCAAGCGGAGACCTTGACGCAATGACAGCTATTATCGCACAAACAAGCGATGATTTTGCTTTATACAGCGGTGATGATGGTTTAACATTACCAGTATTAGCAATTGGAGGAACTGGCATTATTTCTGTCGCTTCTCATGTTATTGGAAATGAAATGCAAGAGATGGTTAAGTTGTATGAGTCAGGAAATCCGAAAGAAGCAGCAAAAATTCATCAGCGCATTGTACCTGTTATGAAATCTCTTTTTGCGGCTCCAAGTCCAACGCCTGTTAAAACAGCTTTACAGCTAAAAGGGTTAGACGTAGGATCGGTACGATTACCTTTAGTTCCGTTAACGGAAGAAGAACGTCAAACGTTAGTTAACACATTAAATACGCTATAA
- a CDS encoding BMP family lipoprotein yields MLKRKMGLALSLVLAAGTLLSACGSDDAGKSGGDKKAADFKVGMVTDTGGVDDKSFNQSAWEGLTKFGKDNGLDEGTGYKYLQSTKASEYESNLSKFAESGYNLTYGIGFLLKEDIKKAAKQYPDANFALVDDTLKSENLDNVASILFKEEQGSFLVGVVAAKQTKTNKIGFIGGVESPLIKKFENGFKAGVKSVKPDAEVISQYAESFNSPEKGSAIASTIYSKGADIIYQAAGGTGNGVFTEAKNRSKGGKDKKVWVIGVDRDQHEEGMPENVTLTSMVKRVDLAVEDVAKKAMDDKFPGGKEVVFGLKEDGVGIAPSQDNVSKDALKAVDEYKQKILDGDITVPQTDKEFKEFEKTLKK; encoded by the coding sequence ATGTTAAAACGTAAAATGGGACTTGCATTATCACTAGTATTAGCGGCAGGAACACTTTTAAGCGCGTGTGGATCAGACGACGCAGGTAAGAGCGGCGGAGATAAAAAAGCGGCGGATTTTAAAGTGGGGATGGTAACAGATACGGGCGGAGTAGATGATAAATCGTTTAACCAGTCTGCTTGGGAAGGTCTTACAAAGTTTGGGAAAGACAACGGACTTGATGAAGGGACTGGATATAAATATTTGCAGTCTACAAAAGCATCTGAATACGAGAGCAATCTTTCTAAATTTGCTGAGAGTGGCTACAACTTGACGTATGGAATTGGCTTTTTATTAAAAGAAGATATTAAAAAAGCAGCAAAGCAGTATCCAGATGCTAACTTTGCATTAGTAGACGATACGCTAAAGTCAGAGAACTTAGATAACGTGGCAAGCATTCTATTTAAAGAAGAACAAGGCTCTTTCTTAGTAGGTGTAGTGGCAGCTAAACAAACGAAAACGAACAAAATTGGATTTATCGGAGGCGTTGAATCTCCATTAATCAAGAAGTTTGAAAATGGGTTTAAAGCAGGTGTTAAATCTGTAAAACCAGATGCTGAAGTTATCTCTCAATATGCAGAAAGCTTTAACTCTCCAGAAAAAGGCTCAGCTATTGCTTCTACCATTTACAGCAAAGGCGCTGATATTATTTATCAAGCGGCTGGCGGTACTGGAAACGGCGTATTTACAGAAGCTAAAAACCGTTCAAAAGGCGGTAAAGACAAAAAGGTTTGGGTAATTGGAGTTGACCGCGATCAGCATGAAGAAGGTATGCCTGAAAACGTAACGTTGACTTCGATGGTTAAACGCGTTGACTTGGCTGTAGAAGATGTAGCAAAAAAAGCAATGGACGACAAATTCCCAGGTGGTAAAGAAGTTGTGTTTGGCTTAAAAGAAGACGGAGTAGGGATTGCTCCATCACAAGATAATGTAAGCAAAGATGCGTTAAAAGCAGTTGATGAGTATAAGCAAAAAATTCTAGACGGTGACATTACAGTGCCTCAAACGGATAAAGAATTTAAAGAGTTTGAAAAAACGCTTAAAAAATAA
- a CDS encoding ClpP family protease, giving the protein MFENNERIHSDEAPQQPNKNEESKGGILDKIQQLGQTNVAQLPQDSNIHCLTIVGQIEGHMQLPPQNKTTKYEHVIPQIVAIEQNPKIEGLLIILNTVGGDVEAGLAIAEMIASLSKPSVSIVLGGGHSIGVPIAVSTDYSYIAGTATMTIHPIRLTGLVIGVPQTFEYLDKMQERVINFVREHSHISEEKFKELMFSKGNLTRDIGTNVVGGDAVSYGLINEVGGVAQAIKKLNELIEQGRQNEEQLLQ; this is encoded by the coding sequence ATGTTTGAAAATAACGAAAGAATACATTCTGATGAAGCGCCTCAGCAGCCTAATAAAAATGAAGAAAGTAAGGGCGGAATATTAGATAAAATTCAACAATTAGGACAGACCAACGTGGCTCAGCTTCCTCAGGATTCTAATATTCACTGTTTAACGATTGTAGGACAAATCGAAGGGCACATGCAGCTGCCCCCTCAAAACAAAACGACAAAATATGAGCATGTCATCCCACAAATTGTGGCGATCGAACAAAATCCAAAAATTGAAGGATTGCTTATTATCTTGAATACAGTAGGTGGGGATGTAGAAGCGGGTCTTGCAATTGCTGAAATGATTGCTTCGTTATCCAAGCCTTCTGTGTCCATTGTATTAGGAGGCGGACATTCAATCGGTGTTCCAATTGCGGTTTCAACTGATTATTCGTATATTGCCGGTACAGCGACCATGACCATTCATCCTATTCGCTTAACGGGTCTTGTTATTGGTGTACCGCAAACATTTGAATACTTAGATAAAATGCAAGAGCGCGTTATTAACTTTGTGAGAGAACACTCTCATATTTCAGAAGAAAAGTTTAAAGAACTTATGTTTTCAAAAGGGAACTTAACGCGTGATATCGGGACAAATGTAGTTGGCGGAGATGCTGTTTCATACGGGTTAATTAATGAAGTAGGCGGAGTTGCTCAAGCAATCAAAAAATTAAATGAACTGATTGAGCAAGGACGTCAGAATGAGGAGCAGCTGCTGCAATGA